From Sporosarcina sp. 6E9, a single genomic window includes:
- a CDS encoding Gfo/Idh/MocA family protein — MSKLKIGVIGCGSIAKLRHLPEYAANNQVEIVAVCDIVEERVKETAELYNAKAYTNYEELLLDEGIDAISVCLPNYLHATVSIAASNAGKHVLCEKPMATSREEAERMIEAASKNNKKLMIGHNQRFVPSHEKARQLIANGDLGKIYSFRTTFGHAGPEGWSVDGRNSWFFNKEEAFIGAMGDLGVHKTDLMRYLLDEEFQEVAGFVETNAKKDTEVDDNAVCVLKTESGIIGTLAASWAYSPNSDNSTVIYGEKAILRLEDDPQYSLIAQYTNGEVVKYELGAIQSNEEGGQHTSHVIDHFVSAIVNDTDVAISGEEGMKSLEVVLAALESNQNKTIVSI, encoded by the coding sequence ATGAGTAAATTAAAAATAGGTGTAATCGGATGCGGAAGTATTGCTAAGTTGCGTCATCTTCCAGAATATGCAGCAAATAACCAGGTGGAAATTGTTGCAGTATGCGACATTGTTGAAGAACGTGTAAAAGAAACAGCAGAATTGTATAATGCCAAAGCATATACCAATTATGAAGAATTGCTTCTGGATGAAGGTATTGATGCGATTAGTGTTTGTCTGCCAAACTACTTACATGCAACTGTTTCCATTGCTGCTTCAAATGCCGGAAAACATGTATTATGTGAAAAACCAATGGCAACTTCTCGTGAAGAAGCAGAACGGATGATTGAAGCTGCAAGTAAAAATAATAAAAAACTTATGATTGGTCATAACCAACGTTTTGTACCTTCTCATGAAAAAGCCAGACAACTTATTGCGAATGGAGACCTTGGCAAGATTTATAGCTTCCGCACTACATTTGGCCATGCTGGTCCGGAAGGTTGGAGTGTCGATGGGCGCAATAGTTGGTTTTTTAATAAGGAAGAAGCCTTTATTGGTGCAATGGGTGACTTAGGCGTACATAAAACAGATCTAATGCGCTATCTACTAGATGAAGAATTTCAAGAGGTTGCTGGATTTGTCGAAACAAATGCTAAGAAGGATACAGAAGTTGATGATAATGCTGTTTGTGTCTTAAAGACAGAATCAGGTATTATCGGCACATTAGCTGCAAGTTGGGCATATAGTCCAAACTCGGACAATTCAACAGTTATTTATGGAGAGAAAGCGATTCTTCGCTTGGAAGACGATCCTCAGTATTCATTAATCGCACAATATACAAATGGAGAAGTTGTTAAGTATGAATTAGGCGCTATCCAATCAAATGAGGAAGGTGGACAACATACCTCACATGTTATTGATCATTTTGTATCCGCAATTGTGAACGACACAGATGTGGCAATTTCCGGCGAAGAGGGTATGAAGTCACTGGAAGTCGTCCTAGCGGCATTGGAATCCAATCAAAACAAAACAATTGTGAGCATTTGA